In a single window of the Campylobacter hyointestinalis subsp. lawsonii genome:
- the recJ gene encoding single-stranded-DNA-specific exonuclease RecJ, whose amino-acid sequence MKMLDKNEIRNLLSKRFESDLHKKLSEIPLPCELKDTYKAAERIKTAVLGGELIAIVGDYDVDGVVSTAIMAEFFTDIGADFIIKIPNRFKDGYGLNADIINELENVGLIITVDNGISAHEAAELCSTKGIDLIITDHHIPPPILPKAYAIINPKQPECTFPNIEICGAQVAWYLVGALKEVCNIKNYDMGKFLDLLAIAIIADMMELRDLNRILVRLGIGKINSSKRPCFEAIKAFYGKDKFEFDDISFLISPLINSAGRMDDASISFKFLRSKTLEEANCYFDMILDFNNSRKEEEKALFESSIKEIDDNEDIIVTWGDEWHEGVIGIVASRLAKRYKKPAIVFSIDGCKAKGSARSVGKFDILALIASQEKLLCGFGGHKGAAGLVIDTDKLEVFKHAINNSCFLQDLYDFSGNDEVLGEIDHNSIDYELLEILEYFEPYGQKNPRPLFELRNAKVKNIKFIGKDENHLKIIVQKDNKSYEAIFFNYDYAPKVGNVIDMLVSISKNSFRGLITPQLLVKEIYT is encoded by the coding sequence ATAAAAATGTTAGATAAAAATGAAATTAGGAATCTGCTTAGCAAAAGATTTGAAAGTGATCTACACAAGAAACTTTCAGAGATTCCTTTACCTTGCGAACTCAAAGATACCTATAAAGCCGCTGAGCGTATAAAAACTGCCGTGCTTGGCGGTGAGCTTATAGCTATAGTTGGGGATTATGATGTTGATGGCGTAGTCAGCACCGCCATAATGGCAGAGTTTTTCACAGATATCGGCGCTGATTTTATCATAAAAATCCCAAATAGATTTAAAGATGGATATGGCTTAAACGCCGATATCATAAATGAGCTAGAAAACGTAGGACTTATAATAACCGTAGATAATGGTATAAGCGCACACGAAGCAGCAGAGCTTTGTAGCACAAAGGGTATTGATCTTATCATCACAGATCATCACATACCACCGCCGATCTTGCCAAAAGCATATGCTATCATAAATCCAAAACAGCCAGAATGCACATTTCCAAATATCGAAATTTGTGGCGCTCAAGTTGCTTGGTATCTAGTCGGTGCTTTAAAAGAAGTATGCAACATCAAAAACTACGATATGGGTAAATTCTTAGATCTCTTAGCTATTGCTATCATAGCTGATATGATGGAGCTTAGGGATTTAAATCGTATATTAGTAAGACTTGGCATAGGCAAGATAAACTCAAGCAAACGCCCTTGTTTTGAAGCCATAAAAGCATTTTATGGCAAAGATAAATTTGAATTTGATGATATAAGTTTTCTTATATCTCCGCTTATAAATTCAGCCGGAAGAATGGATGATGCAAGTATATCATTTAAATTCTTGCGTAGTAAAACATTAGAAGAAGCAAACTGCTACTTTGATATGATACTTGATTTTAATAACTCTAGAAAAGAAGAGGAAAAAGCACTTTTTGAATCTTCCATAAAAGAGATAGACGATAATGAAGATATCATCGTTACTTGGGGCGATGAATGGCACGAGGGCGTCATAGGCATAGTCGCATCGCGTCTTGCTAAACGCTATAAAAAACCAGCTATAGTATTTAGCATCGATGGATGCAAGGCAAAAGGAAGTGCAAGAAGTGTTGGTAAATTTGATATCTTAGCGTTGATAGCCTCACAAGAAAAGCTTTTATGCGGTTTTGGAGGACATAAGGGTGCAGCAGGACTTGTCATAGATACAGATAAACTAGAGGTCTTCAAACACGCCATAAATAACTCATGTTTTTTACAAGATCTTTATGATTTTAGCGGAAATGATGAGGTTTTAGGTGAGATAGATCACAACTCTATTGATTATGAGCTTTTAGAGATCTTAGAATACTTTGAGCCTTATGGTCAAAAAAACCCACGTCCGCTTTTTGAGCTGAGAAACGCAAAAGTGAAAAATATCAAATTTATAGGCAAAGACGAAAATCATCTAAAAATAATCGTTCAAAAAGACAACAAATCATATGAAGCGATATTTTTCAACTACGACTACGCTCCAAAAGTCGGAAATGTCATAGATATGCTAGTTTCGATCTCAAAAAACTCATTTAGAGGGCTTATCACACCTCAACTTCTTGTAAAAGAAATTTACACGTAG
- a CDS encoding pyridoxamine 5'-phosphate oxidase family protein has protein sequence MQNLDSIQNEMDAFINSFKSLFIASFSSHPVASYAPFIKENDSFYICISSVAEHFEAIRSNSDQISIMFLEDEGITSTIFARKRASFRVKAIFEDEFRDELFDKFKAKFKDEPVLEMIKNMLDFHIIKLEVMSGKFIKGFGMAYSTDGLKVVSHITKSHIKNI, from the coding sequence ATGCAAAATTTAGATAGCATTCAAAACGAAATGGACGCTTTTATAAATTCATTTAAGAGCCTTTTTATAGCTAGTTTTAGCTCACATCCAGTAGCTTCTTACGCTCCATTTATCAAAGAAAACGATAGTTTTTATATCTGCATTTCTAGCGTGGCTGAGCATTTTGAAGCTATTAGATCAAATAGCGATCAAATTTCTATAATGTTTTTAGAAGATGAAGGTATCACAAGCACCATTTTTGCTAGAAAAAGAGCAAGTTTTAGAGTAAAAGCCATCTTTGAAGATGAGTTTAGAGACGAACTATTTGATAAATTTAAAGCCAAATTTAAAGATGAGCCGGTTTTGGAAATGATTAAAAATATGCTTGATTTTCATATCATAAAGCTTGAAGTGATGAGTGGTAAATTTATAAAAGGCTTTGGAATGGCATATAGCACAGACGGGCTAAAAGTCGTAAGCCACATAACAAAATCTCACATAAAAAATATCTAA
- the coaE gene encoding dephospho-CoA kinase (Dephospho-CoA kinase (CoaE) performs the final step in coenzyme A biosynthesis.), which produces MKANKFTNAYVITGSIGSGKSTFINLLKLYGFSVIDADQISHQILDENAPTIEQTFGKEFVCGSKVDRKKLGALVFGDKSKLKLLEDILHPLIRDKIYKEALNLESKGLPYFVDIPLFFEKQGYDFSNVLLVYAPKDTLIKRVMSRDKLSKKETLQRLDCQLDIEVKKQKANFIINNDKDLKHLNLEVDNFIRKLKERYATLKI; this is translated from the coding sequence ATAAAAGCTAATAAATTTACTAACGCTTATGTCATAACCGGCTCTATAGGCTCAGGAAAAAGCACATTTATAAATTTACTAAAACTTTATGGTTTTAGCGTGATTGATGCGGATCAAATTTCGCATCAAATACTTGATGAAAATGCACCGACCATAGAGCAAACATTTGGCAAAGAGTTTGTTTGTGGATCTAAAGTCGATCGCAAAAAGCTAGGGGCTTTGGTCTTTGGCGATAAGTCAAAACTAAAGCTTTTAGAAGATATCCTTCATCCGCTCATAAGAGATAAAATTTACAAAGAAGCTTTAAATTTAGAAAGCAAAGGTTTGCCATATTTTGTAGATATACCGCTTTTTTTTGAAAAACAAGGCTATGATTTTAGCAATGTTTTACTTGTCTATGCCCCAAAAGATACCTTGATAAAGCGAGTTATGAGTCGCGATAAACTTAGCAAAAAAGAGACCTTACAAAGGCTAGATTGTCAGCTTGACATCGAAGTTAAAAAGCAAAAAGCAAATTTCATCATAAATAACGATAAAGATCTAAAACATTTAAATTTAGAAGTAGATAATTTCATAAGAAAACTAAAGGAAAGATATGCAACTCTCAAAATATAA
- the flgE gene encoding flagellar hook protein FlgE has product MMRSLWAGVTGLQAHQIAMDVEGNNIANVNTVGFKYSRVSFADLVSQTDKVATAPQGELGGKNPMQIGLGTQINAVTKIFKQGSIQTTDKNTDVAIQGDGFFIVSPDGGNTKYFTRNGDFSFDSLGNFVDKNGYIAQGWLRDEDTGIIDPTSPVKNIQIEPGLGMPANPTSEIKLKGNLNSGDNIGTQKSPIYSLDSKNGWLDLNGNDIMNDGEIHVENDTNDDRFYVDKNKQMKLQERGVDLGVLFNDAGEGFNLREGQGMWVSYADAKYTFKPNIQNNNAQFGITLNGIPIPTTTVTKADEIVAKINEYTPKTGVNASLNGGDITLINKNSEGTTDSMKNIKIAINGQNGAGMQNTNVITAYKYTYSAAQSTAQHGYDDKIARVVHTTEDLRRAMQTDARLHVKYTGKTQNGQGQDAITENDRNDGVEITINEKGQFVIKNPAGDAFNDEDKRPNGNQLPQVIEDTIDATGGKNATNAETNVNDKNMYLTITGYSDAANNINENTKLADAFKALSGGLSSGTGNKTSNAVYMSTHSSTIEIFDSLGSKHEIKVDFAKTGYSAENGTEWSMVIQVPEPAKLRDDAPTNVITGTIKFKPDGSLLGFNPTALTFTANNGSEPGQNIELNFGKSGDFNGMTSNNRKSSTDNIAQDGYAAGTLSGTRIDESGTIIGSFTNGRSFGLAQLSLASFTNNEGLESMGGNVFIQTANSGDPVIGSAQTAGRGKVNASSLEMSNVDLSRSLTQLIIVQRGYQANSKTITTSDQMLNTLLQLKQ; this is encoded by the coding sequence ATGATGAGATCACTTTGGGCTGGAGTTACAGGACTTCAAGCTCATCAGATAGCTATGGACGTCGAGGGTAACAACATAGCAAATGTAAATACCGTAGGTTTTAAATACAGCAGAGTTAGTTTTGCAGATCTTGTTAGCCAAACAGACAAAGTCGCCACCGCTCCTCAAGGCGAACTAGGCGGTAAAAACCCTATGCAAATAGGCTTAGGAACTCAGATAAATGCCGTAACAAAGATATTTAAACAAGGCTCTATCCAAACAACTGATAAAAACACCGACGTAGCCATACAAGGCGATGGCTTTTTCATAGTTTCGCCTGATGGCGGAAATACTAAGTATTTTACTAGAAATGGGGATTTTAGTTTTGATAGCTTAGGAAATTTCGTCGATAAAAATGGCTATATAGCTCAAGGTTGGCTCAGAGATGAAGATACAGGCATCATCGACCCAACTAGCCCTGTTAAAAACATTCAAATCGAACCAGGTCTTGGTATGCCTGCAAATCCTACAAGTGAGATCAAACTAAAAGGAAATCTAAATTCAGGCGACAATATAGGCACTCAAAAGTCACCTATCTACTCTTTGGATTCTAAAAACGGCTGGTTAGACCTAAATGGAAACGATATTATGAATGATGGCGAAATACATGTAGAAAATGATACAAATGATGATAGATTCTATGTGGATAAAAATAAACAGATGAAGCTACAAGAAAGAGGCGTAGATCTTGGCGTTTTGTTTAACGATGCAGGAGAGGGCTTTAACCTAAGAGAGGGTCAAGGTATGTGGGTAAGCTACGCCGATGCGAAATATACTTTTAAACCAAATATCCAGAATAATAATGCACAATTTGGCATCACTCTAAATGGTATCCCTATCCCAACTACTACAGTAACTAAAGCTGATGAGATAGTAGCTAAGATAAATGAATACACACCCAAAACAGGAGTAAATGCTAGTCTAAATGGTGGAGATATAACGCTGATAAACAAAAACTCAGAGGGTACAACAGACTCTATGAAAAATATAAAAATCGCTATAAATGGTCAAAACGGCGCTGGTATGCAAAATACAAACGTCATCACCGCTTATAAATACACCTATAGTGCAGCCCAAAGCACAGCTCAGCATGGATATGATGACAAAATAGCAAGGGTTGTGCATACAACTGAAGATCTAAGAAGAGCTATGCAAACTGATGCTAGACTCCATGTAAAATATACGGGTAAAACACAAAATGGTCAAGGTCAAGACGCCATAACCGAAAATGATAGAAACGATGGCGTTGAGATAACTATAAACGAAAAAGGGCAGTTTGTCATCAAAAACCCTGCTGGTGATGCATTTAATGATGAGGATAAAAGGCCAAATGGAAATCAACTTCCTCAAGTTATTGAAGACACCATCGACGCTACTGGAGGAAAAAACGCTACTAATGCTGAAACAAATGTAAATGATAAAAATATGTATCTAACTATCACAGGATACTCTGATGCAGCAAATAATATAAATGAAAACACGAAGTTAGCAGATGCCTTTAAAGCCTTAAGTGGCGGACTAAGCAGCGGAACTGGAAATAAAACTTCAAATGCTGTTTATATGTCTACTCATAGCTCTACTATAGAGATATTTGATAGTCTTGGCTCAAAACATGAGATCAAGGTAGATTTTGCCAAAACAGGATATAGTGCTGAAAATGGAACTGAATGGTCTATGGTGATACAAGTGCCAGAACCTGCTAAGCTAAGAGATGATGCCCCTACAAATGTGATAACAGGAACCATCAAATTTAAACCAGATGGTAGCTTACTAGGGTTTAATCCTACAGCTCTTACATTTACTGCAAATAACGGAAGTGAGCCAGGACAAAATATAGAGTTAAATTTTGGTAAAAGCGGTGATTTTAATGGTATGACAAGCAACAATAGAAAGTCAAGCACAGACAATATAGCTCAAGATGGTTATGCAGCAGGAACACTTAGCGGAACTAGGATAGATGAAAGCGGAACGATAATAGGCTCATTTACAAATGGTAGAAGCTTTGGACTAGCTCAACTATCTCTTGCTAGTTTTACAAATAACGAAGGCTTGGAGAGTATGGGTGGAAATGTGTTTATCCAAACTGCAAACTCAGGCGATCCAGTCATCGGCTCTGCTCAAACAGCAGGTCGCGGTAAGGTAAATGCTAGTAGCCTTGAGATGAGTAACGTCGATCTATCTCGCTCTCTTACTCAGCTCATCATCGTCCAAAGAGGCTATCAAGCAAACTCTAAAACCATAACCACAAGCGACCAAATGCTAAATACTCTTTTACAACTTAAACAATGA
- the nhaA gene encoding Na+/H+ antiporter NhaA gives MNLILKFVKHESFGGVLLIISTVLALIFQNGFLSEFYREILRAEFSIGFRDFNLSKPLILWVNDGLMAIFFFVVGLELKREVIDGELSKPSQIALPTIAALGGVILPALIFWFFNHSDEFAIRGWAIPTATDIAFALGILLLLGKRVPSSLKIFLLTLAIIDDLCAIIIIALFYTSTLSFSAFLIAAICLFALGILNYFKVGIKSIYILITIVLWISVLKSGVHATIAGVVAAFFIPLKDKDGRNFLEELEHDWHGITSYIILPVFAFVNAGVGLSGVHINQLLNSVSLGIFFGLFIGKQVGVFLFSFIFIKLGFAKLPEGSTWKQFYGVCILTGIGFTMSLFVDSLAYNDSAAFFHADKLAILLSSFTAGVIGFIYLYIFSKKD, from the coding sequence ATGAATTTAATCTTAAAATTTGTAAAGCACGAGTCTTTTGGCGGTGTTTTACTAATCATATCTACAGTCTTAGCGCTGATCTTCCAAAACGGCTTTTTAAGCGAATTTTATAGAGAAATACTAAGAGCTGAGTTTAGTATAGGTTTTCGCGATTTTAACCTTTCTAAACCGCTTATTTTATGGGTAAATGACGGACTTATGGCGATATTTTTCTTTGTCGTCGGACTTGAGCTTAAGCGAGAAGTGATAGATGGCGAACTATCAAAACCATCTCAAATAGCACTTCCTACCATAGCCGCACTTGGCGGAGTTATCTTGCCTGCGCTTATATTTTGGTTTTTTAACCATTCAGACGAATTTGCTATTCGTGGTTGGGCGATACCTACTGCAACAGACATAGCTTTTGCTCTTGGAATTTTACTCTTACTAGGCAAAAGAGTTCCATCAAGCCTAAAGATATTTTTACTAACTCTTGCTATCATAGATGACCTATGTGCCATTATCATCATCGCATTATTTTACACAAGCACTCTCTCATTTAGCGCATTTTTGATAGCCGCTATCTGTCTTTTTGCTCTTGGCATACTAAACTATTTCAAAGTCGGTATAAAATCGATCTATATCCTAATAACGATAGTTCTTTGGATAAGCGTTTTAAAAAGCGGAGTTCATGCCACTATAGCAGGAGTAGTAGCGGCGTTTTTCATACCTTTAAAAGACAAAGACGGCAGAAATTTTTTAGAAGAGTTAGAGCACGATTGGCACGGGATCACAAGCTACATCATACTTCCGGTTTTTGCCTTTGTAAATGCAGGAGTTGGACTTAGCGGAGTTCATATAAATCAGCTTTTAAATTCAGTTAGTCTTGGTATCTTCTTTGGATTATTTATAGGAAAACAAGTCGGAGTATTTTTATTTAGCTTTATATTTATAAAATTAGGATTTGCAAAACTGCCAGAGGGCTCGACGTGGAAGCAGTTTTATGGCGTTTGCATACTAACAGGTATAGGATTTACGATGAGTTTATTTGTGGATTCTTTAGCTTACAACGACAGCGCCGCGTTTTTCCACGCCGATAAACTTGCTATCTTACTATCTTCATTTACTGCAGGGGTTATAGGCTTTATTTATTTATATATCTTTTCTAAAAAAGATTAA
- the dapF gene encoding diaminopimelate epimerase, producing MQLSKYNASGNDFVIFHTFVAKDRSLLARKLCDRFSGVGADGLIVLLPDTQNDFKWEFYNSDGSTANMCGNGSRAAALYARNNGLCDDKCRFLTGAGVIKASIENSLVEVALTSPKKLKEPFIESGFKWHFYDTGVPHLVTFVTNLDKFDLQICANMRQKYNANVNFAKFDSKSLKVRTFERGVENETNACGTGMAASFYAGFDTKIFGKSLQVNPKSGEDLWLRFDDDIIYFKGMVKHCFDTTIY from the coding sequence ATGCAACTCTCAAAATATAACGCCAGTGGAAATGATTTTGTGATTTTTCATACATTTGTAGCCAAAGACAGAAGTTTGCTAGCTAGGAAGCTTTGTGATCGTTTTAGCGGAGTTGGGGCAGATGGTCTTATCGTGCTTTTGCCCGATACTCAAAATGATTTTAAATGGGAGTTTTACAACAGCGACGGAAGCACTGCTAATATGTGCGGAAACGGCTCAAGAGCGGCCGCGCTTTATGCGAGAAATAACGGACTTTGCGATGATAAATGCAGATTTCTAACAGGAGCGGGTGTCATAAAAGCAAGTATAGAAAATAGCTTAGTTGAAGTCGCATTAACTAGCCCAAAGAAGCTAAAAGAGCCTTTTATAGAAAGTGGTTTTAAGTGGCATTTTTATGATACTGGTGTTCCACATTTAGTAACCTTTGTTACAAATTTAGATAAGTTTGATTTACAAATCTGTGCTAATATGAGACAAAAATATAACGCCAACGTAAATTTCGCTAAATTTGATAGTAAAAGCTTGAAAGTTAGGACTTTTGAGCGTGGTGTAGAAAATGAAACAAACGCTTGTGGCACAGGTATGGCGGCCTCTTTTTACGCCGGATTTGATACCAAAATATTTGGCAAAAGCCTACAAGTAAATCCAAAAAGTGGCGAAGATCTTTGGCTTAGATTTGATGATGATATTATCTATTTTAAAGGAATGGTGAAGCACTGTTTTGATACGACGATTTATTAA
- a CDS encoding Rid family detoxifying hydrolase yields MSNYPKAIGPYSAYRVVGDLVFCSGQIPIDPATNEIPTSLEAQAHQALKNVGGLLNEVGLSYKNVVKTTVFLSDINDFSAVNEIYATYFEKPYPARSAVAVKDLPKGVKLEVEVIAHKS; encoded by the coding sequence ATGTCAAATTATCCAAAAGCAATCGGACCATATAGTGCGTATAGAGTAGTAGGAGATCTTGTTTTTTGTTCAGGTCAAATCCCTATAGACCCAGCTACAAATGAGATACCTACAAGCCTTGAAGCTCAAGCTCATCAAGCTTTGAAAAATGTCGGCGGACTACTAAATGAAGTTGGCTTAAGCTATAAAAACGTTGTTAAAACTACCGTATTTTTAAGCGATATAAATGATTTTAGCGCTGTAAATGAGATATACGCTACTTATTTTGAGAAGCCTTACCCAGCAAGAAGTGCTGTAGCGGTAAAAGACTTGCCAAAAGGCGTAAAACTTGAAGTTGAGGTAATCGCTCATAAAAGCTAA
- a CDS encoding glucosaminidase domain-containing protein, with the protein MIRRFIKFFLILLALPLFGGLEEYYYKLSIKEQKIEFPKLINKMVQDANQNTLRSREFALNYLNLIYEKSFRDLNLSNLDRLFSIAKTYKIQKIFDPSEYISKLDVVPVSLAIAQAAVESGWGKSRFAKEANNLYGHWTWGGKGLVPLNRDENKTHKIKIFNSPNDAVDAYVLNLNSHPAYAKFRENRLKFHQNEFIYTGLDAAKTMESYSAMGKIYVKQLEKTIRLYDLTKFDRI; encoded by the coding sequence TTGATACGACGATTTATTAAATTTTTTCTTATTTTACTAGCTTTACCGCTTTTTGGCGGACTTGAAGAATACTACTATAAACTAAGCATAAAAGAGCAAAAAATAGAATTTCCAAAACTCATAAACAAGATGGTTCAAGATGCCAACCAAAACACTTTACGCAGTAGAGAATTTGCCCTAAATTATCTAAATTTGATATATGAAAAATCATTTAGAGATCTAAATTTATCAAATTTAGATAGGCTTTTTAGCATAGCTAAGACTTATAAAATCCAAAAAATCTTTGATCCTAGCGAATACATAAGCAAACTAGACGTCGTTCCTGTTTCACTAGCTATCGCTCAAGCAGCAGTTGAGAGTGGCTGGGGAAAGAGCCGTTTTGCTAAAGAGGCAAATAACCTTTATGGGCACTGGACTTGGGGCGGTAAAGGACTTGTGCCACTAAATAGAGATGAGAACAAAACGCATAAGATAAAGATTTTCAACAGCCCAAACGATGCAGTTGATGCATATGTTTTAAATTTAAACTCACATCCAGCATACGCAAAGTTTCGCGAAAATAGACTTAAATTTCATCAAAATGAGTTTATCTACACAGGGCTTGATGCTGCAAAAACTATGGAGTCATACTCTGCTATGGGTAAAATTTACGTAAAACAACTAGAAAAAACCATAAGGCTTTATGACCTAACTAAATTTGATAGAATTTAA
- a CDS encoding CTP synthase, whose amino-acid sequence MDQSKQNHSQDDVSSKQTKYIFVTGGVLSSLGKGIAAASIATLLKNVGLKVSILKADPYINVDPGTMSPLEHGEVFVTDDGAETDLDLGHYERFLDESLSQKNNFTTGRVYSSVIEKERRGDYLGKTIQVIPHIVGEIVERIKKAGEGKDILIVEIGGTVGDIEGLPFLEAIRALRSEVGRKNGMFIHLTLVPYIKVAGELKTKPTQHSVGELRRIGISPDMIICRSEIPLNRELKDKIASSCGVERNSVIESPDLSSIYQVPLSFLKQDILTPIAEVLDLGELKPDMEKWDNLVKRVIAPSDSVTIAFVGKYIDLKESYKSLTESIIHAGANLDARVNIKWCDSEKIDENNVNETLKDVDAVLVAGGFGPRGVLGKMQAIKYARENKIPYLGICLGMQLSLIEFARNVLNLEDADSIEFKEDCKNPIIYLIDSFIDASGKKQLRTHKSPLGGTMRLGSYKCDILPNSLLSRVYNGAKSIKERHRHRYEANPAFREAFEKNGLIVSGESDGLIEAVELKDHPFFLGVQFHPEFTSRLTNPNPAILGFIKAGIENKNVR is encoded by the coding sequence ATGGATCAATCGAAACAAAATCATTCGCAAGACGATGTTTCTTCAAAGCAAACAAAGTATATTTTTGTAACCGGTGGCGTTTTATCAAGCCTTGGAAAAGGTATCGCCGCTGCTAGTATCGCCACGCTCTTAAAAAACGTAGGATTGAAAGTCAGCATACTAAAAGCTGATCCGTATATAAACGTAGATCCTGGCACAATGAGTCCGCTTGAACACGGCGAAGTTTTTGTTACTGATGATGGAGCCGAAACCGATCTAGACCTAGGACATTACGAAAGATTTTTAGATGAGAGTTTAAGCCAAAAAAACAACTTCACAACAGGAAGAGTTTATAGCTCAGTTATAGAAAAAGAACGCCGCGGCGACTACCTTGGTAAAACTATTCAAGTCATACCACATATCGTCGGTGAGATAGTTGAGCGCATAAAAAAAGCTGGAGAGGGAAAAGATATCCTTATAGTCGAGATCGGAGGGACGGTAGGAGATATAGAAGGGCTTCCGTTTTTAGAGGCAATTCGTGCTCTAAGAAGTGAAGTAGGACGCAAAAACGGGATGTTTATACACTTGACTTTGGTGCCTTACATAAAAGTTGCAGGTGAGTTAAAAACAAAACCTACTCAGCATAGTGTCGGCGAACTACGTCGCATAGGCATCAGTCCTGATATGATAATATGTCGTTCAGAAATTCCGCTTAATCGTGAGCTAAAAGATAAAATAGCAAGTAGTTGTGGAGTTGAGCGAAACTCTGTTATAGAAAGCCCAGATCTTAGTAGCATTTATCAAGTCCCACTTAGCTTTTTAAAACAAGATATTTTAACACCTATCGCAGAAGTTTTAGATCTTGGAGAGCTTAAACCTGATATGGAAAAATGGGATAATCTAGTAAAAAGAGTCATAGCACCTAGCGATAGCGTAACCATAGCATTTGTCGGAAAGTACATAGATTTAAAAGAGAGCTACAAAAGCCTTACTGAAAGCATTATCCACGCCGGAGCAAATTTAGATGCTAGAGTAAATATAAAATGGTGCGATAGTGAAAAAATCGATGAAAACAACGTAAATGAGACGCTAAAAGACGTAGATGCAGTGCTAGTTGCTGGTGGATTTGGCCCACGTGGCGTACTTGGTAAGATGCAAGCTATCAAATACGCTAGAGAAAATAAAATACCATATCTAGGCATCTGCCTTGGTATGCAGCTTAGTCTGATAGAATTTGCTAGAAATGTTCTAAATTTAGAAGATGCTGATTCGATCGAGTTTAAAGAAGACTGCAAAAATCCTATAATCTATCTCATAGATAGCTTCATAGACGCAAGCGGTAAAAAACAACTTCGCACGCACAAAAGCCCACTAGGTGGCACTATGCGACTTGGAAGCTATAAATGTGATATATTGCCAAATTCGCTTTTAAGTAGAGTTTATAACGGAGCAAAAAGCATAAAAGAGCGTCATAGACACAGATATGAAGCTAATCCAGCTTTTAGAGAAGCTTTTGAAAAAAACGGACTTATAGTAAGTGGCGAGAGCGATGGGCTAATAGAAGCAGTCGAACTAAAAGATCATCCGTTTTTCTTAGGTGTGCAGTTTCACCCTGAATTTACATCTCGTCTAACAAACCCAAATCCCGCAATTTTAGGTTTCATAAAAGCTGGAATTGAAAATAAAAATGTTAGATAA